A single window of Pseudoduganella plicata DNA harbors:
- a CDS encoding pyridoxamine 5'-phosphate oxidase family protein, whose translation MTTFTKNELDELTKRIKEVKFGMFTTSDSEGCLTSRPLTSQQVDEAGTMWFFVSDQEDFTRELPSQPSVNVSFADVDDHLYVSVSGRAELTRDRAKMEELWKPSVKAWFPQGLDDPHLVLLKVSMQSAEYWDTGNSKMVTLFAMAKAAVTGKPPTDIGEHKHLGQ comes from the coding sequence ATGACGACATTCACGAAAAACGAGCTGGACGAGCTGACCAAGCGCATCAAGGAAGTGAAGTTCGGCATGTTCACGACAAGTGACAGCGAAGGCTGCCTGACGAGCCGTCCCCTTACGAGCCAGCAGGTCGACGAGGCGGGCACCATGTGGTTCTTCGTCTCCGACCAGGAGGACTTCACGCGTGAACTGCCGAGCCAGCCGTCCGTCAACGTCAGCTTTGCCGACGTGGACGATCACCTGTACGTATCCGTCTCGGGCCGCGCCGAGCTGACGCGCGACCGCGCCAAGATGGAAGAGCTGTGGAAGCCGTCGGTAAAAGCCTGGTTCCCGCAGGGGCTGGACGACCCGCACCTGGTGCTGCTGAAGGTGTCGATGCAGTCGGCCGAATACTGGGATACGGGAAACAGCAAGATGGTGACCCTGTTCGCCATGGCGAAGGCGGCCGTGACGGGCAAGCCGCCGACCGATATTGGCGAGCACAAGCATCTGGGCCAGTAG
- a CDS encoding KGG domain-containing protein, producing the protein MASSNQGNNRGSRQGEAQGTTGNKQSATRNRGFASMDPQRQREIASEGGRAAHAKGTAHEFTSEEARRAGAMSHKNGNRQSATRGNAATAGNDQGTQPSQTDGRGDNRQG; encoded by the coding sequence ATGGCATCATCCAATCAGGGTAACAATCGAGGTAGTCGGCAAGGCGAGGCCCAGGGCACCACGGGCAACAAGCAGAGCGCGACCCGGAACCGTGGCTTCGCATCGATGGATCCGCAGCGCCAGCGCGAGATCGCTTCCGAAGGGGGGCGCGCGGCGCATGCAAAAGGCACCGCGCACGAATTCACGTCGGAAGAGGCACGCCGTGCCGGGGCCATGAGCCACAAGAACGGCAATCGCCAGAGCGCAACGCGCGGTAACGCTGCCACCGCCGGCAACGATCAGGGTACCCAGCCCAGCCAGACAGACGGCCGCGGCGACAACCGTCAGGGCTGA